The DNA region GCGCCCGCCCCGCTGCAAACGAATTACTGTTGCCACCTCTTGTCTCCTGTCGTTATTCGGGTATGGGGTATTGGGTATGGGGTATCGCGCTCGCATGTGCCAACGGCTATACCCTATACCCTATGCCCTATACCCTGTTTTGTTTACCCAAACATTGACGGTGGGCGCATGCCACGCATCGCCGCGAAGCGGCCTTTCGGCCCCTTCATCATCTGCTGCATCATTTTCTTCATCTTCTCGAAATCTTTGAGAAGGCGGTTCACGTCCTGCACGGTTGTGCCGCTGCCGTCCGCGATGCGGAGGCGCCGGCTGCCGTTAATGATCTTGGGATTGCGCCGCTCTTTGCGCGTCATCGAGCGGATGATCGCTTCCGTGTATTTCAGTTCGTCTTCGGGCAGTTCGGCGTCATCGGGCAGCAGCTTCGACATGCCCGGGATCTTCTTCACGAGGTCGCCGATGCTGCCCATCTTCTTGACCTGCTGCATTTGTTCGAGAAACATCTCGAGGTCAAGCTCGCCCTTCTTTGCCTTTTGCTGAAACTTGATTGCCTGTTCTTTGTCGACGACCTGCTGCGCTTTCTCGACGAGCGAGACGATGTCGCCCATGCCGAGAATCTGATCCGCCATGCGGCCCGGGTGGAACGGCTCGAGCGCATCGAGTTTTTCGCCGGTGCCGACAAACTTAATCGGGCAGCCGGTGACATGGATCAGGCTAATTGCCGCGCCACCGCGCGCGTCGCCGTCCATTTGCGTCAAAACGACGCCGGTGAGCGGCAGGTTTTCGTGGAACTGCTTCGCGGAGTTTACGGCGTCCTGACCGGTCATGGCATTGGCAACGAACAGGATTTCGTGCGGCTTCATCTGCGCGGAGATTCGCCGGACTTCCGCCATCATCTCGTCGTCTACGTGCAGGCGCCCCGCTGTATCGAGGATGATGATGTCGCAGTTGCGCATTTGCGCCTCGCCCCGCGCCATGACGCAAATGTCGACGGGGTCGGCCTGCGCGCCGAGGCTGAAAAACTCCGCGCCGGCGGTCTGTGCGACCACTTCCAACTGCTTGATGGCCGCGGGCCGGTATACGTCCGCGCCGACCAGGAGCGGGTGGCGGCCCTGCTTCTTCAGGTGGAGCGCCAGCTTGCCCGCCG from Candidatus Hydrogenedentota bacterium includes:
- the ffh gene encoding signal recognition particle protein → MFDSLNKKLERVFKNIRGQGKLTEKNMKDSLQEIRVALLEADVNYKVVKQFIADVQDRALGQEVLDSLQPGQLIVKIVHDELVNIMGGANAPLKLAQTPPTVIMMVGLQGQGKTTSAGKLALHLKKQGRHPLLVGADVYRPAAIKQLEVVAQTAGAEFFSLGAQADPVDICVMARGEAQMRNCDIIILDTAGRLHVDDEMMAEVRRISAQMKPHEILFVANAMTGQDAVNSAKQFHENLPLTGVVLTQMDGDARGGAAISLIHVTGCPIKFVGTGEKLDALEPFHPGRMADQILGMGDIVSLVEKAQQVVDKEQAIKFQQKAKKGELDLEMFLEQMQQVKKMGSIGDLVKKIPGMSKLLPDDAELPEDELKYTEAIIRSMTRKERRNPKIINGSRRLRIADGSGTTVQDVNRLLKDFEKMKKMMQQMMKGPKGRFAAMRGMRPPSMFG